In one window of Miscanthus floridulus cultivar M001 chromosome 12, ASM1932011v1, whole genome shotgun sequence DNA:
- the LOC136495700 gene encoding uncharacterized protein, protein MSVPAFNTCPGWVVEAKILRRYGSPVTGDPSSSAKDFFLVLSVGCCKFRLNVLLIENLLQTVIGGFPRAFRVVQLDDRVFRFSVACHQQHLHMNKHANRVRAQVHDLTQVNPHNTSHEYVMQQYQITMLSQAYSGTCISNYAIIQITLQCQFHIKPIFHHMISHFHIYNLRSFECHDFKVFFHL, encoded by the exons ATGTCTGTCCCCGCTTTTAACACTTGCCCTGGCTGGGTGGTTGAGGCTAAGATCCTTCGTCGATATGGCTCGCCGGTCACTGGTGATCCCTCTTCATCAGCTAAGGATTTCTTCCTTGTTCTCTCGGTGGGATGTTGTAAATTTCGTCTCAATGTTCTTCTGATTGAGAATCTTCTCCAAACTGTCATTGGTGGTTTCCCTAGAGCTTTCAGAGTGGTGCAGTTGGATGATAGAGTCTTCAGATTTTCAGTTGCTTGTCATCAG CAACACCTGCACATGAACAAACATGCAAACCGTGTCCGAGCACAAGTCCACGACTTGACTCAAGTCAATCCACACAACACCTCTCACGAGTATGTCATGCAACAATACcaaatcaccatgctatcacaagcATATAGTGGAACATGCATATCAAACTATGCCATAATCCAAATCACTTTGCAATGCCAATTTCATATCAAACCAATTTTTCATCATATGATCTCACACTTCCATATCTACAACCTTCGATCTTTTGAATGCCATGATTTCAAGGTCTTCTTCCATCTCTAG